The window GCCGCCGTCTCCATCGAGGTCATCCAGTCGTTTACCCTGATTCACGACGACATCATGGACGACGACGACCTCCGACGTGGCGTGCCGGCGGTCCACCGCGAGTACGACCTCGAAACCGCGATTCTGGCCGGCGACACGCTCTACTCGAAGGCCTTCGAGTACATGCTCGATACCGGCGCGCCCGCCGAAAAGAGCGTCGAGGCCCTCGACGAACTCGCGACCACCTGCACCGAAATCTGTGAGGGGCAGGCGCTGGACGTCGACTTCGAGGACCGGTCGGACGTCTCGACCGATGAATACCTCGAGATGGTCCAGTTCAAGACGGCCGTCCTCTATGCCGCGGCCGCCTCGATTCCAGCCATCCTGCTGGGCAGCGACGAGGAGACCGTCTCCGAACTCCACGGCTACGGCCTCGATATCGGCCGCGCCTTCCAGATTCAGGACGACCTTCTCGATTTGACCGTCTCCAGCGAGCAACTCGGCAAACAGCGTGGTTCCGACCTCATCGAGGGGAAACGGACCATCATCACGCTACACGCCCGCGACAACGGCGTCGACGTCGACAACCTCGTCTCCGAGGACCCGACCGAGGAGGAAATCGAGGACGCCGTCCAGACGCTCGAAGACGCCGGCAGCATCGACTTCGCCCGCGAGATGGCCCAAGACCTCGTCGAAAGCGGGAAGGACCGCCTCGAAGTCCTCCCCGAGAACGAACCCCGCGAACTGCTCGAAGACATCGCGGATTATCTGGTCGAACGCGGGTACTAAAACCCACTTTTTGCACGAGAACGTGGGTCGCGGCGTTGCCGCGACCCCGGTTCTCGGTGAAAATATGCGCGCCTCCTTCCAGCCGTGGCGCTCCCTGCGGTCGCGCCGCGTTAGTCAGTCGGCGCTACGGCGACTCGCTTTGCTCACGGCTCACTTCGTTCGCCGTTCGCATTTCCGAGACGCTCCCTACGGTCGCGTCTCGCTATCGCTCGTCGCCGGGAACCGCGAGCGCTTCGCGCTCGCGGATGCTCTCTATCCTATCTTTTATAAGCGATAGCGCGGCCAGAGGGCCCATGACCTGATATCGGGTGGCTATCCGCCGAGGCGGTCGTGTGGAATACGGATAGCCGAGTTGATGGAGCGTTCCACCTATTCGCTATACGCCGACACTCCGGGGTCGTGGGATTCGTGGTAAGAGCTTTGAGGGTAGTGGTAAATATTGGCTGTCACAGCATGAAGCGAGAGATGCGTACCACGGATTTCCTGGATAGGGCCGTCGACATCTACGACGACGTGACGGGGGTCGTCGCCCACGATGGGACCGAATACACCTACGCGGAGGTCAACGACCGTGTTAACCAGTTGGCCCATGCCCTCGAGGAGCGAGGGGTCGACAAGGGCGACCGCGTGGCGCTTCTGGCGCCGAACACCCACTACTTCATCGAGACGCTCTACGCGACGAACAAGCTGGGGGCCGTGTTCGTCCCGATGAACTACCGGCTGACCGCCGGCGAACTGGACTACATCCTCAACGACTGTGCGGCCGACGTGGTCATCGCGGATTACGACTTCGCGGAGAACATCGAACCCATCCGCGAGGACGTGCCCGCCGAACACTTCATCGGCTACGAGGCCGACCGCATCGACGGCGAGTGGGACGACTACGAGGACCAACTCTCCGGTCAACCGACCGCCGAACCCGACCGTCCGGACATCGCCGAGGACGACGACGCAAGTATCAACTACACCTCGGGGACGACCGGTGACCCGAAGGGCGTCGTCCGAACGCACCGGACCGAACACTGGCACGCGCTAGTGCTCAACCAGCACATGGAGATTCGCGACGACGACACCTACCTGTGGACGCTGCCGATGTTCCACTGCAACGGCTGGGGCCACACCTATGCCATCACCGGCACCGGCGCGACCCACGTCTGCCAGCGGACCTTCGACGCCGCGGACACCCTCGAGCGCATTCGCGACTACGACGTCAGCTTCCTCTGTGGAGCGCCGACGGTCCTGAACAACCTCATCCAGTTCTACGAGGACAACGACGGCGACGCCGTAACGACTGGAAGCCGCGACGTGCGTATCGCGACCGCCGGAAGCGCCCCCGCAACCGCGACGATAGAAACCATCGAAGACGAGTTCGACTGGCGTATTATCCACATTTACGGCCTCACCGAGACGGCGCCCATCATCACGACCAGCAACTCGCCGCGACGGTTGGCCGAGCGGGGTCGGGACCTGAAGGTCAAACAGGGCTCGGAGACGCTCTGTACCGACGTACGTGTCGTCGACGAGGACGGTACCGACGTCCCCCGTGACGGGACGACTCTCGGCGAAATCGTCGTCAAGGGCAATCAGGTGATGGACCGCTATCTCAACAAGCCGGAGGCCACCGAGAAAGCGTTCAACGACCGCGTCTCGGGCTACTTCCATACCGGCGACCTCGCGACCATCGACGAGGACGGCATGGTCGCGATTCAGGACCGCCGCAAGGACATCATCATCTCCGGCGGCGAGAACATTTCCTCGATAGAGGTCGAGGACGCCCTCTACGACCACGAGGACATCATGAAGGCCGCCGTCATCCCGGTCCCCAGCGAGAAATGGGGTGAAACGCCCAAAGCCGTCGTCGTCGAGCGGCCCGGCGCCGACCTGACGGAAGACGGGGTCATCGAGTTCGTCAAGGGGCGACTGGCGAACTACAAGGCACCGACCAGCGTCGATTTCGTCGATGACTTCCCGGAGACGGCGACCGGGAAGGTCCAGAAGTACGAACTCCGCGAGCGGTACTGGGACGACGAGGAACGGCGGGTCGGCCAGGAGTAATCGAGGCCCCTCGCGGGCGCACCGTCGCCGGCCGGAATCCCGGTAGGTTTTGACCCTCCCCGCGGTAGATGCCGGTAATGGACGACGACCTCCGCGAGCGCATCGAACGCGAGGCCGAGGTGGCCGCGCTGTTCAACGCGCTCAAACACGACAGCGACGCACAGGTCGGCGCGATTATGGGACCGCTGATGGGCGAAAACCCCGAGTTCCGCGAGCACGGCGACGAGATTCCCGGTATCATCTCGCCCGCCATCAATCGCGTCAACGGCCTCTCGGCCGAGGAGAAACGCGAGCGTCTCGAGGAACTGGCCCCCGAACAAGTCGAGGAACTGGAGGCCGAAGACGAGGAGGACGACCAGCCGCTGCCCGACCTCCCGAACGTCGAGGAGTACGACGACGTCCGGATGCGGTTGGCGCCGAACCCGAACGGCCCGTGGCACCTCGGCAGTGCCCGAATGCCCGCCGTCATCGGGACCTACAAGCAGATGTACGACGGCTGGATGCTCTGTCGGTTCGACGACACCGACCCCGAGACGAAACGGCCGGACCTCGACGCCTACGACGAGATTCTGGAGGCTATCGACTACCTCGGCTTCGACCCCGACGAGGTCGTCAAGGCCTCCGACCGCGTCGAACTCTACTACGACTACGCGCGCGAACTCATCGAGAAGGGCGGCGCCTACACCTGCACCTGTAGCGGCGAGGAGTTCTCCAACCTGAAGAACAACGCCGAACCGTGCCCGCACCGCGACAAGGACGCCGAGACGACCTTAGAGGAGTTCGAGGCCATGGTCGACGGCGAGTATTCGTCCGGTGACATCGTCCTCCGGGTCAGGACGGATATCGAACACAAGAACCCGGCACTGCGCGACTGGGTCGCCTTCCGGATGGTCGATACGCCCCACCCGCGCGATGAGGCCGCCGAGTACCGCTGCTGGCCGATGCTCGACTTCCAGTCCGGTATCGACGACCACGAGTTCGGGATTACGCATATCATCCGCGGTATCGACCTGCAGGACTCCGCGAAGCGCCAGGGGTTCGTCTACGACTACTTCGACTGGGAGTACCCCGAGGTGCTCCACTGGGGCCACGTCCAGATCGACGCCTACGACGTCTCGATGTCGACCTCGACCATCAAGGAGAAAATCGAGCAGGGCGAACTCGACGGCTGGGACGACCCACGTGCGCCGACGGTCGCCAGCCTCCGCCGCCGCGGCATTCGCGGTGAGGCCATCGTCGACGCGATGGTCGAACTCGGCACCTCGACATCGAACGTCGACCTTGCGATGTCCTCGATTTACGCGAACAACCGCGAACGCATCGACGACGAGGCCGACCGTCGGTTCCTCGTCCGGGACGGCGTCGAAAAGCCCCTCCTGGGCGGCCCCGAGGAGGCCAATCCGCCGCTGCATCCGGACCACGAGGAACGCGGCACCCGCGACATCCCCGTCGGCGGTGCCGTGCTGGTCGAACCCGGAGACGTACCACCGAACGGCAAGCGCATCTGGCTGAAGGGTCTCGGCCCCGTCCGCCACACGCGCGATGCCTTCGAGTTCACCGACGACGACCTCGATATCGTCCGCGAGGAGGGCGTCGACGTGGTGCATTGGGCACCGGCCGACGACAACGTTCCCGTCCGCATGCGGACGATGGAGGGCGACGTGTCGGGCCACGCCGAACCCGGCCTCGCCGACTACGAATCGGACGAGATGCTCCAGTTCGAGCGCGTCGGGTTCGTTCGAGTAGACCGCGTGGCGCAAAGCGCCACGGAAGGGTCGAGCGGCGACGAGCCGCGAGACCGCCACGACGACGAGGAGACGGTCACCTACTTCGCGCACCCGTGAGTCCGGGAACGCTTAAGTAGTGGCCGTGACTGTTGATAGGTAGCAATGGCCATAGACCCGAACTTCGAGGAGAACCGCCAAAAGGAGGGCCAGGAACACGGCGTCGACGTGTGGGGCCCCACCGAGCCACCGGAACAGCTCGGCATCCGTGGGACGCACGTCGCGGTTGATTTCGACATCTGCATCGCCGACGGGGCCTGTCTCGAAGACTGCCCAGTAGACGTCTTCGAGTGGGTCGATTCGCCCGACCACCCCGAAAGCGAAATCAAGGCCAACCCGACCAACGAGGACCAGTGCATCGACTGTATGCTCTGTGTCGACGTCTGTCCCGTCGATGCCATCGACGTCGACCCCGGTCGCGCCGGCCGTATCTAACTCCCCTCCCCCGGTTTTCGCTTTCAGATACCCCCTCGTAGAACCGCCGCTAGCGGTGCTATTCGTCAAATAATCGACGGAAGCGGCTGGAAAAACTATTAGGTCCAAGCGGTAGTTCTTGCCGTGAGGGTCTAGGTACCAATGGACACACTTGTGCTGACGAAAGGCGTTCCGGACTTCCGCGAGGGGCAGGTCTCCTTCGACGAGGACGGCCACCTCGAACGCGGCAAGACGCCGACGGTGATGAACCCGAACGACGAGTTCGCCTTACAGGCAGCGCTACAGACAAAAATCCGTCACGGCGGGACGGTAAGCGTGATGAGTATGGGACCGCCCGGCTACAAGGACGTACTCCGGGAAGCGATGGAATCCGTCTACGCGGACGACCTGTATATCCTCTCGGACCGGGAGATGGCCGCCGCCGACACGTGGGCCACCTCCATCACGCTGGCGACCGGCATCGAGAAGATGGGCATGCCGGACCTGATTTTCGCCGGGTTCAAAACCGCCGACGGGGAGACGGGCCACACTGGCCCCCAGACCTGCTGGGCGCTGGATATGCCCATCATCACCCACGTCATCGCCCTGGATATCGACCCCGACGAGGGAGAACTTCGCGCGAAACGGCTCGTCGAGGGCGACATCGAGGAGGTCGAAACCGTCGAGGTCGACCTCCCGGCCTTCGTCGTCGCCGACCCCGAATTCGAACCCTCCTATCGGACCGCGGGCGAGCGATTGACGCTGAAGGACCTCCGCGAGGAGACACAGGAACGCGCCGCAAACTACGAGGACTACCTCACCGAGTGGAACCAGCAGGAACTGAATCTCGACCCCGACTACATCGGCCTCGACGGGTCGCCGACCATCGTCTCCGGCGTCGATCCGATTCCGAAGGCTCCCTCCGAGCGGGAAGCGACGATGGTCGAGCCGCACGACGCCGAGGAGATGGGTGAGATACTGGACGTGATGGAACCGTTTACGCAGGGCGAATCCCCGACGGAGGCCGATTAAGATGGCGCTTGACCCATCCGACTACACGATTCAGGAACTCGGCCCGGAGATTCAGGACGTCGAGGACCTCGACGAACTGCGGGAGATTCTGGCGGCCGAACGCGACGGCGAGGACAGAGCCGGCGCCAAGAAACTCATCGAGAGTCGCATCGAGAAGTTCGAGGCCGAAGACGGGGAGGACGACGGCGAAATCGACCTCGACGATATGTCACCGGCCGATATCGCCAACACGGTCCGGGACATCGACGATGTCGAACGACTCGAAGCCCTGCTTGAGGAAGAAAAAGCCGGACAGGACCGCAAGGGCGTCAAAAACCAGATTCAGAACCGCATCGACTCGGTACAGGGCAGCGAGGAAGACGACGAAGAACTCGAGGCTCTGCTGCCGCCCGAGGAGAAGCATCCGGACCTCGACCACCCGACGGCGGACAAAGAGCACGTCCGGGCGCTGGAGGACGGCGACTACCGCGACATGTGGGTCTACTGTGAGACCCAGCAGGGCGAACTCCTCGACGTCTCCCGGGAGATGCTCGGGAAGGCCCGCGAAATGATGGACGGCTACGCCGAGCAGTATGGAGATGAGGAGCGCGTCGTCGCGGTACTCATCGGCGACGACGTCGAACGCCTCGCCGACGAGTGTATCAGTTACGGCGCCGACGTCGTGGTCTACTACGAACACCACGAACTCGACCGGTTCCGACACAAGTCCTACACCGAGGTGTTCTGCGATATGGCCCGCGGCGCCGGCCACCCGTTCGGCCGCGAGGACCGCCAGAAGGAGACGTGGCGCGACTACGACGAACCGCGATATCTCCTCTTTCCGGCGACCCACAACGGCCGGGACCTCT of the Natronomonas halophila genome contains:
- a CDS encoding glutamate--tRNA ligase, whose translation is MDDDLRERIEREAEVAALFNALKHDSDAQVGAIMGPLMGENPEFREHGDEIPGIISPAINRVNGLSAEEKRERLEELAPEQVEELEAEDEEDDQPLPDLPNVEEYDDVRMRLAPNPNGPWHLGSARMPAVIGTYKQMYDGWMLCRFDDTDPETKRPDLDAYDEILEAIDYLGFDPDEVVKASDRVELYYDYARELIEKGGAYTCTCSGEEFSNLKNNAEPCPHRDKDAETTLEEFEAMVDGEYSSGDIVLRVRTDIEHKNPALRDWVAFRMVDTPHPRDEAAEYRCWPMLDFQSGIDDHEFGITHIIRGIDLQDSAKRQGFVYDYFDWEYPEVLHWGHVQIDAYDVSMSTSTIKEKIEQGELDGWDDPRAPTVASLRRRGIRGEAIVDAMVELGTSTSNVDLAMSSIYANNRERIDDEADRRFLVRDGVEKPLLGGPEEANPPLHPDHEERGTRDIPVGGAVLVEPGDVPPNGKRIWLKGLGPVRHTRDAFEFTDDDLDIVREEGVDVVHWAPADDNVPVRMRTMEGDVSGHAEPGLADYESDEMLQFERVGFVRVDRVAQSATEGSSGDEPRDRHDDEETVTYFAHP
- a CDS encoding electron transfer flavoprotein subunit beta/FixA family protein, which codes for MDTLVLTKGVPDFREGQVSFDEDGHLERGKTPTVMNPNDEFALQAALQTKIRHGGTVSVMSMGPPGYKDVLREAMESVYADDLYILSDREMAAADTWATSITLATGIEKMGMPDLIFAGFKTADGETGHTGPQTCWALDMPIITHVIALDIDPDEGELRAKRLVEGDIEEVETVEVDLPAFVVADPEFEPSYRTAGERLTLKDLREETQERAANYEDYLTEWNQQELNLDPDYIGLDGSPTIVSGVDPIPKAPSEREATMVEPHDAEEMGEILDVMEPFTQGESPTEAD
- a CDS encoding 4Fe-4S dicluster domain-containing protein, producing the protein MAIDPNFEENRQKEGQEHGVDVWGPTEPPEQLGIRGTHVAVDFDICIADGACLEDCPVDVFEWVDSPDHPESEIKANPTNEDQCIDCMLCVDVCPVDAIDVDPGRAGRI
- a CDS encoding long-chain-fatty-acid--CoA ligase encodes the protein MKREMRTTDFLDRAVDIYDDVTGVVAHDGTEYTYAEVNDRVNQLAHALEERGVDKGDRVALLAPNTHYFIETLYATNKLGAVFVPMNYRLTAGELDYILNDCAADVVIADYDFAENIEPIREDVPAEHFIGYEADRIDGEWDDYEDQLSGQPTAEPDRPDIAEDDDASINYTSGTTGDPKGVVRTHRTEHWHALVLNQHMEIRDDDTYLWTLPMFHCNGWGHTYAITGTGATHVCQRTFDAADTLERIRDYDVSFLCGAPTVLNNLIQFYEDNDGDAVTTGSRDVRIATAGSAPATATIETIEDEFDWRIIHIYGLTETAPIITTSNSPRRLAERGRDLKVKQGSETLCTDVRVVDEDGTDVPRDGTTLGEIVVKGNQVMDRYLNKPEATEKAFNDRVSGYFHTGDLATIDEDGMVAIQDRRKDIIISGGENISSIEVEDALYDHEDIMKAAVIPVPSEKWGETPKAVVVERPGADLTEDGVIEFVKGRLANYKAPTSVDFVDDFPETATGKVQKYELRERYWDDEERRVGQE
- a CDS encoding electron transfer flavoprotein subunit alpha/FixB family protein, producing MALDPSDYTIQELGPEIQDVEDLDELREILAAERDGEDRAGAKKLIESRIEKFEAEDGEDDGEIDLDDMSPADIANTVRDIDDVERLEALLEEEKAGQDRKGVKNQIQNRIDSVQGSEEDDEELEALLPPEEKHPDLDHPTADKEHVRALEDGDYRDMWVYCETQQGELLDVSREMLGKAREMMDGYAEQYGDEERVVAVLIGDDVERLADECISYGADVVVYYEHHELDRFRHKSYTEVFCDMARGAGHPFGREDRQKETWRDYDEPRYLLFPATHNGRDLSAQVQAELDSGLASDCSGLYIENEVISNPAKVRREGEKEEFERVLHMKRPDFSGFEYSTILCLDNPNREFHPQGASVIPGSFEVPDPEPEREGEVIEHDIDLDDDWLRVEITEHDTLDPGVDLTGHNVIVALGRGIGDDPTKGMELGLDLVDAFEDAELGITRGIVTSSYDFDGHVEQYSKEERQIGETGQVVEPNLYIAAGISGAIQHKVGMDESDTIVAINTNTEADIRDFSDYFIAGDLFEVLPRLTEALEDGELNVEALADGGPAPDGGDD
- the idsA3 gene encoding geranylfarnesyl diphosphate synthase, which codes for MTTTGRVEKALIDRREIVNEAITEQLPIQKPERLYSASRYLLDAGGKRLRPTILLLAAESISDVEPLSDDYRAFPSPVNGDVDVLSAAVSIEVIQSFTLIHDDIMDDDDLRRGVPAVHREYDLETAILAGDTLYSKAFEYMLDTGAPAEKSVEALDELATTCTEICEGQALDVDFEDRSDVSTDEYLEMVQFKTAVLYAAAASIPAILLGSDEETVSELHGYGLDIGRAFQIQDDLLDLTVSSEQLGKQRGSDLIEGKRTIITLHARDNGVDVDNLVSEDPTEEEIEDAVQTLEDAGSIDFAREMAQDLVESGKDRLEVLPENEPRELLEDIADYLVERGY